Below is a genomic region from Nymphalis io chromosome 16, ilAglIoxx1.1, whole genome shotgun sequence.
ATGCATATAATTTAGTCTCTTTAAGACGTTTCGATGAATATTTTTgtgtacagtatatatatacaactgaATGTTTAGTTTCTATTTAGAAGTATGCAAGGTTTGTACACATGTAATGAATTCTATCTAACTTATTTTATGCTATATGCTACAcgactatttgaataaagagttttacaataaattttgtgtatatattgcAGGATAGTAATGTCTGATTTGTCAGAAGCAACACGATCTGCTGATGATTTTAAGAATACAACACGATGTTCCAATGTACATATTAGTAACAAccaaaagaatattttgaaatcaaaagaaaacttatttaaaccaaaatgcaataaagcattgaaaaagaaattaaagaaatataaattgagGCGAGATGGCAATGAAGACCAAGATGTGTTAGATGTTTCACAAATTTTAGTAAATTCATTAAGAATCAAGTCTCCTAATAATCcagacaatatatataataaaaataaaaatacagaagaAACAAAGCCTAATAACTATCTTTTTAAAATGGTTAGGAAAAGaaaaaattttttacaaaaagaaacTAACAATGTGaatatttcacaaaatattgATGTAGGTTCTGTTATATTTGACGAAGAGTCCCAAACTAGTAAACAAATGGATGCATTTAAGTTGCTTATGGATTCAAGGAATAAGAGTATTGGCAGTAATTCTCCAGGTAAAGAAAAAAGCAATGATGGAAGTATTGTACTtgaaattgaagaaaaaaaagcaataaaggCTAAAAGAGTTTTGTCACTTCAGAAAATGGCAGAAGATAAAggtgctttaaaaaaaaaagaaatggaaGAATTTAGAGAAATTTGTATAAAGCAGAAAATGTTGAAAAGAGCAGAATTATTTAAGGATATGTTAACTAAAAATGATTCTAAAAAGAACAAATCAGAGCAATCTGCACAATCTAATATTTTACACATCAAACCAAAAAAggaaactataaaaaatgttgcaaCAAACAATAAGACAATTAAATTATGTGATATATTTAGTGACACAAATAGTATAGTTGATGAGAATAAACCACTAGAGAAAGTAGCCAGTGAAGACATTgagttcttaaaaaaattatcaccaTCTATTAGAAAACAGGAAAACAtgctttgttattttaaaaaagtttctaaAGATGCAGAATTAACTTCTGAGCAATCGGAAATAAATTATTctgataaaaatacaaaatctatcattaaagtaaaattaacacCTAaacgaaagaagaaaacaaaagCATCAAAATCTGTTGACAATGATTTGTGCAGTATTACTAACAGTAAAAGTGCTCAAACAGAACATTTACCAATCTGTGACTCCAATAACTTAGATAGTGAGCAAAcagaaaataatgaaagaaGGAAACGAaaacgcaataaaaaaaatgatgaagTTAATTCACTCATAACTAcagaaactataaataataatgagtcTGGTAATAATATTGACGGTAGACCAAAACGAAATACTAAAAAGCCTGTAAAGTACGCAGAAGATGTAAATTGTTTCAGCTCTGATGAGGAACTGCACATCTTTACaccaaagaaaaaaagaaatagtgACATTAGTTCAAAAtccaaagttataaaatatattcatgatatagatacaaaaacaaaaaattttgaaatgCCTGCAAATGATAAaggttataaaatatcttcaaaGTCTGGTAAATCAAAAGAATCAAATAATTaccttaaaaatcaaaataataaactaaaatctgAAATGAAAACTGAATCAAAATCTACAAAAAACATTAATGGCagtaaaaatttaagtaatattaaggtaaaaaatgataaaaaaacattaaagttggctccaatatttgtaacaaaaccACAACTTTCACCAGCTGCTATTGAAGCCAAACAGAGATTTCTAAAAAGTGGTGTTCCAgagaagttaaaaaaaagtactgtacaacaaataaacaatagcACATTATTGGAATACTTCCATTCTGTTTCACATATTCAACAGAATGATTGTCATGTTAGCAATCTTCAAGGAAAGGATTGGTTCAAACAAACAAGTAACAAAATCGAAGAAACTAATGTAGCACACAATTATACATTCAAATCATTAATAACACCTGACTCAGCTGAAAGTCTGAATATTCCCATTCTAAAACATAAGCCAGAAaaagtattgaaatatataaagagtGCATACCCCAAATTTCCTGTTTATCGCACATATCACAAGCTCAGAAGTAAGTGTAAAGgggattttaaagattttaattatatagatcTAGATAATAGTAtagaaataatagaaaattgtaCAGAGGTGAATAATGATAACCCAGAGAAACTTAATTGGTGTGATAAATATAAGCCTACAACATCCAAACAAATAATTGGTAATTTTGAGAGTGTCAAAGAATTAAAAAGATGGCTTGAGACATGGAgtgaaaagttaataaaagatAAGAGCAATGGCAGTGATGTTTCTGATATGTCTGATTTCTACTGTTCTGATATGGATAGTAAAGATGCAATGAGAACCACAAATAACGTCCTTATAGTCGCAGGAAAATCAGGATCTGGAAAAACTAGTAGTGTTTATGCTGTAGCTGCAGAATTAGCTATAAAGGTCATAGAAGTAAATGCAAGTAGTAAGAGAAATggtaaaataatgttacaaGATCTCCAAGAAGCTACACAGTCTCATAAAGTGAATAGGGCTAAGAGTGGTACAGAAAGCTCCCAAAAATCATCATCACAAGAGGTACCAACAATATTGAGTATCAAAAAACGTGGTAGGCCTAAACGAGTACTAGAAGATATTAATGCAAAAAAGAATACTTCAGTACCAACATGTGAGACCTCAACACAGGTACCTTCAAGTCAGGAATGTGTCCGAACAGCCATGTCTCTTATTTTAATAGATGATGCCGACATTGTTTTTGATCAAGATGATGGATTTTGTTCAGCTATTTCTCAATTAATTCAATCTTCTAAAAGACCTGTCATTTTGGTGACATCATCTCCATCATGTCCACATTTACAGAGATTCTTACAAAAtggaaaaataattcatatgcGTCCATTATTGCCCAGAATGCTAGGAACCTGGTTGGATATTATGTGTTTAGCTGATGTAGGGAAATGTTTTATAGGACTCGGAGAAAAAATGTTAGATTATTTTAAGGGGGATATAAGAAAAACTATAAATTGCTTACAATTTTACatgaattcatttaaaaatactagCCAATcagatgaatttattaatttgcaagTGACATGTAATATTGATGATGAAAACTCAAGCATGTCTTGGGCTGATACAGAGAGCATGGAGAGTCCATCCTCTAATGAATTTAAACCACTGTGTAATATTGACAAACAAAcacaattattttcatattattccCCTAATGTCTTTGATGTTTGGATGGACTTAACcagttattttagttttattaaaaaagaagacGATATGAAGTTATGTTCTAAAAGTTTAAAGAAAAGTAGTGAAATACAATCAGTAGTAGACATTTTAGACACTTTATCCGCAATAGATTACATTGACAGCATTAGGCCTGACACTAGTTCCAATATAACTTCAACACCATGGCATCGTAGTGAAACTGCCAGTCTATTGGAAAGTGAAGACTTCAATGGTTACAATGAAACTCTTTATATTGGTGAAGAAATATCAAATGTACTCATGATGAGTACAATTTCTAAAGCTCAGAAAATATTTAAGACTGACCGCGTCCCTACTATGAGTTTTCACAGGtgagatttttttatacctccgaattataatttctaaatattcttttcaacatatataattgataatttattgaataaatgctAAAAATTGGTTCatgtacaaaaaattaaactttaattgtgAAACATTTTGTTGGTAAAAGACATGGAAATCCCACAGTATTATATATAgacttatattcattatttcaatatcctttctaataataagtataatgatttatgtattaaaataaaaatataaaatttagagGTAAAAATAATGAACTAAAGCTTAATatcaatagtaaatatattatggaGCTTTacccttattatattatttatttgttaccttatatatttattttaaagtaaagagATCATTTATGgacattttatattgtatctCATCTGTTATCCTATATgccttgaaaatatttattttcatataccaCATAAAAAAGAGAaccataattattgtattaattatatattatacagataataataattaataccaactgatttatgtatttgattttatatccctacaatatcaatatttttattaaaaaaatacaaatggttgataagttatgtttttttttgttccagGGAGAGAGATAGGATAGTGTCTCGACACATTACCTTATCTAGTTATTTGAATCCTTATGCAATATTAGATCGCAGAGCGACCGCTTTGGATTACTGGCCGGCTTGCAGAACAATATGTAGATTAGAAAAGAGCAAAACCGATATTAACGTGAAAAGAAACAATCGGTTTTGTCATTATCTAAAATCACTAAATATTCTCTGTAAAAATGATTTCTTTGATAATCTTGCTGAGAGTCTAACCTAACCATAgccgtttatttttttaacttaagtaCCAATTGTATActtaacgtttttaatttaagcctCTTGTGGATTCACTCctgtttaaaactttaaaaaagtcTGACTTATATAAATGAGTAAtcagtttgttatttatttttaaaattaaatttttcatattttatcatattcatttttatctaGACTTATtggtttgtataattatttaatgtgttaCATTATGATTTCGTCaggtatgttttataattttctttaataaagaaATGACAACTAATGTATgttgcttattaaataaaatttgaaagttaAAATCATGTTACTTTGTGGAAGCATACCTAAGTAgtacacttaaattaattttataatatttttgatacttGTAAACTGATATGCTGCTAAACTTATGGTTCGGTAAtggttattattacttatttaatagtaattacattgatatatgaaaaatgtaatgttttagtattcaataattatgattttagaaaattgtttttattaaaatcttgtGGGTAATTAAATGTAGTTTTTGTCGTAAGCATTAAGGTCCAGAatgtaagaataattttaaatataataaaatattgaacacCTTCCCAATTCCATAGTAGTTGATGTacctattacattttatttatagccgagatggaCCGATATAAcgctgtatattttttattaattgtatgtaattatttatgtaatgctAATAAAATCTACGTGGTTAATTTTATCTTACaaatgttagaaatacttatttatgcacTTCACTTAATATGTttaacaattacatattttaatattgtatttgatttaataaaaatataatcggtttcagaacgtcattagtattgtttggtaaaaaaaagttaaaaatagttttcccgcgcatatataaaaaaggggCACCAACcgattgtcatcgaattaatatatattttgttttaattaaatttaaatatctcataagttattatattaaagatattgaaattgacaaataatcaaatttattacttctactagtatatttattacataaatatgcaGATAAATATGAGTTTTTCTGTTaagtaatgcgtattttgtatAGTTAGTAAgcaataaatttcataattagttTAAGTCAGAATTGTTTATTGGAATATTCTCTTGCAATTAGTACAGGTATTTTTTATCAACTATAAAGTTTTGAGCAAAACTTTAAACAGATTGAATTGCGAATTTTATGTTCTGCCAAAAGTAATGATCTATCACGCCGTCGCCGTGCcagagctttttttttaatgaataaaaaataatttatgaatgaaatgccaatatttattgatctttagtgataaaaaatctttaattgtaacaaaaataaataatgtattggttgctaattattattattgcaacaGAAAACGATCGGTGGCTTAAAAATCTAACATTTTAAGTGTTGTTCCCATTCATAGGCCAGTTTAAGATAGATATCCATGCAAGCTTTTGCATCTTCCACAGAATCGTGTTTGTCTTCTTGCACATTTCTTCCTAAATATATTTTGGCTAGCTTCCAAAGAGCCACAGGTTGGCCGTttctctgaaaaaaaaaaaactcattaaaaacaaaactacatTAGCTTTTTCCGAGTAAATAACGCTTTCAGCGGCGTTTCGTTTGGCACAACAAGTAGATGCAATATTGCTTATAGAATTagatttattagattttaagttttaatttattcgtatcATAAATTACAAGTAACGAGTAAccagttttttgttaaatataggtGCATGCCATAACAGTCATCGATTCTTCTCTTACCTTATTAATGACTACAGAATTGCTTATTACACACTAAATTCCATTTTCTTCATAATGGGTCATTATGAAGACTATCATCTTATGGCTAGATATTAACAGACGAAACAAGATCTTAATGGTTACGTACACTGTTAGAGATTATACAAAACTATGTGTAAATAGAAAACACGAATAATTGACTACGACTGTATTAAGATTTCATGTATATTCTAATGAAACTAGTTATTTGGTACACACGGAATAGTTAACAGATAAGTCACACGTGGGCAGAGACTCTGATGAATGCCATATAACAGTGAAGTCGATAAACTGAGAAATAAATACTATTCTTACCATTAGACGATCGTATTTCGCCAAATCTCTTCGCCTGCTCTCCGGATGAGACAATCCCAAGACTTCGAGATCGAAATGCAATGAATGCCCAACTAAAATACATCCCTGTATAAGATTGGCCACTTTGTTTTTGACAAACGAAAAGTCTTTGCCATTCTCCAAATCACTCTTTTTGATGCCACATACAAAGGTCCTATAATCGTCGACTACTGAAGTGGGTCTAACATATTCGTCAAGAATAAGACTTCCATGCTGGTTCACAATTGATACACGAGCTAATATGCTTTTGTTATGACTTCCAACCATTTCGCAATCAATAGCAAGTACATTTGTACGCGACATTTTGTAGTTAAGATAATGATGATGTTAAGTTACTAATGTGTTAATTCAACTGctgttgtaatatttatagcTAGATAACGCtagattgtaatatttatatgactCGATTAACTCTGATAGATACATTTCAGGGATTCCTCAACCAGAGACAATATCACAACAATTATGAGCGTTTTATTTCATAGACAAATCAATTTCATCCAACaagaaataacaatttaaatctttaataacGTATGTGGGCttggtaattttaaataaggttttgAAGTTATTTCTATTTTGAAGCGTATATTTTACTTGtttcatttctatttttataatgaacatCAATTAcatcatttgtatttttaggGAATCCTGGAGAAGTTCGTTCTGTGAAGAGAAGGATTTTAAGGGTGCCCGAACATAagtcatctttttataataattcttttacaattcagGCTATTAAACTCTGAAACGACCTGCCTttaaatattcgggaggccaaatccatagatatttttaaaaaacttgtaaaagatcaattttgtctcaaatgccttatcaccaataatttattttattttagtattttttttgtataattcatgttttttttcttttttctttcttgttgTTTGAGGATTTATCGTTTTGTTCGATGTTGCTATATATagtatgtacttatattatatacttgtaattttgtatgtattgtatgtaaaatataatttatttattgatattttatatttacatttatttatgagtttgttttaattatagattaatattattttatttataccaccacctacctcatatcctatcagCTATTatttacaccgttggttgctttgaagagatcgctatgtagcgataaggtcgccataattgtacttttatttggactattttatttaatagtataaagtaaagtatcaAGCTGACGCCATCTGTCGGccgttagtaatattattaatgatacatattttaaaaattaggtttatatcgtagacagagaaacaaatagaacaaggggccgtgaaaccgcgattgaaaCAGAGTTAgtttgttaatgtgtgcgtataatgttgccatagtaaataattttcagaatttcattaaaacaaaataagtttattgaattttattttttaatatctattatactttttttaattaaaatattttttttttgttttccaactacacccaaaagtgttgcattgtttgtttttgtttccattatcaatagtacttcagcatctttatatcgTACTgaattagcattctcctcagaagatgaaatctaaaacactcaattaaattattactaaagaatggttgccacatagatttttatgttaacctcttgagtcggaatgtaataatattataaattcatgtagaatgttaaataatgttgtgtttaggaaattataaaaaggagaacgaataaattaaaataacatattgacgtataacgaagcactttaggttattattggactccatatttatttgtttacattgtcaacgagtcgatattttttatcgcaaatcgggatattttttttagctgacgctggcagcacttacatgataaataattataggttatgaatgataaaaactggaaaatcctattatcttcaggattttaatgcaatataaggttccgtcatgctatgacataaataaacatcactgagaaattatatttagggacaaaatcgTCGTACTTATGTGTAAAAACatacgccggcaattttcttcttgctatcaccttaacatgaaataatacgacactgcaccattgtataaccttcgatatgatataaggattgtttttcGGCCTTTGCACCATTATTATtaggattagaatcgttttctaacacaAAAGTTTaaaagcgaaaattgaacaaaaaacacaatgaacgcattaactatcaagtttgtttcgctacctAAGTAGCgaaaacaccaaaactggttatgcgataagggacaaaatatttgataattatatctctgtctaaaccatttataaggtaattttcgttctctttcttgtttaagtgagaaggaaatcgtcattgcgtctatttgtttctctgtctacggtttaTATTTTCTGACTGCTTAGTGCTTCGATAGAAGTTGATAAAAAGACGACGTAAGCGATGCAACATTTTTGAttcttattttaacattaatattttatgtcaagACTTCGCCTgtgaatatattgtaaaaaaaaatctgtaaaaatGACAAACGCTTCTTTTTACATAAATTCAAATTACTAAATAGGTTTGGACTATCGAGGGTGCAATGAGACCGATATAAATTtgcttaacatattttaattattaattaatattaactgagGACTACGTGTCAATTGTATACAATGTTAGTTACAAaagtgatttataattttacaaaattata
It encodes:
- the LOC126774538 gene encoding enhanced level of genomic instability 1, which gives rise to MSDLSEATRSADDFKNTTRCSNVHISNNQKNILKSKENLFKPKCNKALKKKLKKYKLRRDGNEDQDVLDVSQILVNSLRIKSPNNPDNIYNKNKNTEETKPNNYLFKMVRKRKNFLQKETNNVNISQNIDVGSVIFDEESQTSKQMDAFKLLMDSRNKSIGSNSPGKEKSNDGSIVLEIEEKKAIKAKRVLSLQKMAEDKGALKKKEMEEFREICIKQKMLKRAELFKDMLTKNDSKKNKSEQSAQSNILHIKPKKETIKNVATNNKTIKLCDIFSDTNSIVDENKPLEKVASEDIEFLKKLSPSIRKQENMLCYFKKVSKDAELTSEQSEINYSDKNTKSIIKVKLTPKRKKKTKASKSVDNDLCSITNSKSAQTEHLPICDSNNLDSEQTENNERRKRKRNKKNDEVNSLITTETINNNESGNNIDGRPKRNTKKPVKYAEDVNCFSSDEELHIFTPKKKRNSDISSKSKVIKYIHDIDTKTKNFEMPANDKGYKISSKSGKSKESNNYLKNQNNKLKSEMKTESKSTKNINGSKNLSNIKVKNDKKTLKLAPIFVTKPQLSPAAIEAKQRFLKSGVPEKLKKSTVQQINNSTLLEYFHSVSHIQQNDCHVSNLQGKDWFKQTSNKIEETNVAHNYTFKSLITPDSAESLNIPILKHKPEKVLKYIKSAYPKFPVYRTYHKLRSKCKGDFKDFNYIDLDNSIEIIENCTEVNNDNPEKLNWCDKYKPTTSKQIIGNFESVKELKRWLETWSEKLIKDKSNGSDVSDMSDFYCSDMDSKDAMRTTNNVLIVAGKSGSGKTSSVYAVAAELAIKVIEVNASSKRNGKIMLQDLQEATQSHKVNRAKSGTESSQKSSSQEVPTILSIKKRGRPKRVLEDINAKKNTSVPTCETSTQVPSSQECVRTAMSLILIDDADIVFDQDDGFCSAISQLIQSSKRPVILVTSSPSCPHLQRFLQNGKIIHMRPLLPRMLGTWLDIMCLADVGKCFIGLGEKMLDYFKGDIRKTINCLQFYMNSFKNTSQSDEFINLQVTCNIDDENSSMSWADTESMESPSSNEFKPLCNIDKQTQLFSYYSPNVFDVWMDLTSYFSFIKKEDDMKLCSKSLKKSSEIQSVVDILDTLSAIDYIDSIRPDTSSNITSTPWHRSETASLLESEDFNGYNETLYIGEEISNVLMMSTISKAQKIFKTDRVPTMSFHRERDRIVSRHITLSSYLNPYAILDRRATALDYWPACRTICRLEKSKTDINVKRNNRFCHYLKSLNILCKNDFFDNLAESLT
- the LOC126774585 gene encoding RNA exonuclease 4-like, with translation MSRTNVLAIDCEMVGSHNKSILARVSIVNQHGSLILDEYVRPTSVVDDYRTFVCGIKKSDLENGKDFSFVKNKVANLIQGCILVGHSLHFDLEVLGLSHPESRRRDLAKYDRLMRNGQPVALWKLAKIYLGRNVQEDKHDSVEDAKACMDIYLKLAYEWEQHLKC